From a single Miscanthus floridulus cultivar M001 chromosome 8, ASM1932011v1, whole genome shotgun sequence genomic region:
- the LOC136470335 gene encoding uncharacterized mitochondrial protein AtMg00810-like produces the protein MRRQGKEELIASVYVDDLIVIGTHAEDIDNFKREMAACFQMSDLGVLSYFLGIEVKQEEALTLGQSAYTSKLLERSGMAECKPCVTPMEERLKLTKASTTVKVDTTLYRSIIGGLRYLVHTRPDIAFAVGYVSRFMEDPR, from the coding sequence atgcggcgacaggggaaggaggagctcatcgccagtgtgtatgtggacgacttgatcgtcatcGGCACgcatgcggaggacatcgacaactttaagcgcgagatggcggcttgttttcaaatgagcgatctcggcgtgcTTTCCTACTTCCTCGGCATTGAGGTGAAACAGGAGGAggcactcacgctcggtcagagcgcgtacacctcgaagctgttggagcggagcggcatggctgagtgcaagccatgcgtaactccaatggaggagcggctgaaactGACAAAGGCCAGTACCACGGTGAAGGTAGatacaacactctaccggagcatcatcggcggtctgcgctacctagtccacacgaggccggacattgcgttcgctgtgggctacgtcagtcgcttcatggaggatcccagatag
- the LOC136474316 gene encoding probable LRR receptor-like serine/threonine-protein kinase At3g47570 → MPRSKPPAKLTMQIVLPLLLLCYGLGNVHCSTPTVHENREDLNSLLDFKNGITNDPNRALSNWNTSIHFCHWHGVNCSSKPPYRVTELNLPGLNIAGKISSSLGNLTFLNRLDLTNNSFDGPMPPLNKLRSLEYLLLGSNRLEGGIPDTLTNCSDLAYLDLRENSLSGIIPPRIGFLTNLKGLSFRQNSLTGVIPPGLGNITNLARVDLSYDQLNGPIPSDFWQMPNIALLYLTANNLSGEIPHTLSNLSSLQQLSLVGNMLGNTLPPNIGDAFPNLQILYLGGNMFEGHIPVSLGKALGLKELDLSDNKLTGQIPNIFRNMSGLNLLNLELNMLQASDSAGWEFFDTLPNCRSLEVLSLSTNELQGVIPNSVSNLSTNLTHLVMGANLLSGIVPSSIGNLRGLIRLSFDYNNLTGTIEEWIGKLTSLQRLSLHNNYFVGTIPPSIGNLIHLIDMFITENKFTGIVPPSLGNLQQLNHLYLSYNNFQGNIPVEFGNLKQLISLDVSTNKLSGEIPETLGNCLQLVMIQMNQNMLTGNIPTTFSNLASLRVLNLSHNVLSGPMAAYLNNLELLTILDLSYNNFNGEIPRNSLFNNATVVSLNGNPGLCGGPIDFHVPSCQVVSRRVGAINNLFKTLIPIFGFMTLIMLAYIIFHGKKKTSGRPYLLLFSFGKQFPKVSYNDLVQATGNFCELNLIGRGSYGSVYKGKITLPKMQVAIKVFDLGMRCADKSFISECEVLSRIRHRNLLPILTACSTIDNNGNDFKALIYVFMQNGNLDTWLHHKPSSVAPKRLGLIERINIAVSIADALAYLHHDCGRPIVHCDLKPTNILLDDDMNAHLGDFGIASLVLDSRSTEGGHSELNSSVLGHSGLKSSVVVMGTIGYIAPEYGQSVHASTCGDVYSFGIVLLEMVIGKRPTDPMFENELNIVSFVEGNFPDKILGKIDAHLQEECKCSIQTVPEAEQEIYRCLLSVVQVALSCTRLSPRERMNMREVAINLHAIRRSYIAAIKRQ, encoded by the exons ATGCCTCGTTCTAAGCCTCCGGCCAAACTCACCATGCAAATAGTACTGCCGTTGTTATTGCTGTGTTATGGACTGGGCAACGTTCATTGCTCCACACCCACAGTTCATGAGAACAGAGAAGATTTGAACTCACTGCTCGATTTCAAGAACGGCATCACCAACGATCCAAATAGAGCCTTGAGCAATTGGAACACCAGCATCCACTTCTGTCATTGGCATGGTGTGAACTGTTCCTCAAAGCCCCCATATCGCGTCACTGAGCTCAACCTCCCCGGCCTTAACATAGCTGGCAAAATCTCGTCTTCTCTTGGAAACCTGACCTTCCTTAATAGACTTGATCTAACCAATAATAGCTTTGATGGCCCCATGCCTCCTCTTAACAAACTCAGAAGCCTAGAGTACCTTTTGCTGGGAAGTAACCGTTTGGAAGGTGGGATCCCCGACACACTTACAAACTGTTCCGACCTAGCCTACCTAGATCTCAGAGAAAACAGCCTTAGTGGCATTATTCCTCCAAGAATAGGCTTTCTTACCAACCTAAAAGGTCTTAGCTTTCGCCAAAATTCTCTCACCGGAGTCATCCCACCAGGCCTCGGTAACATCACCAATTTGGCAAGAGTTGATCTTTCATACGATCAACTGAATGGGCCAATTCCCAGTGACTTTTGGCAAATGCCAAACATAGCACTTTTGTACCTCACCGCAAATAATCTATCAGGTGAAATCCCACATACTCTTTCTAATTTGTCGTCTCTTCAACAATTGTCCTTGGTGGGTAATATGCTAGGTAACACATTGCCGCCTAACATTGGTGATGCCTTCCCTAATCTCCAAATCCTGTACTTGGGAGGCAACATGTTTGAAGGACACATTCCAGTTTCCCTAGGCAAAGCTTTAGGTCTAAAGGAGTTAGATCTGTCTGACAATAAATTAACCGGCCAAATCCCAAACATATTCAGAAACATGTCGGGACTAAATTTATTAAACCTTGAGTTAAACATGCTTCAAGCAAGCGATAGTGCTGGCTGGGAATTCTTTGACACGCTGCCAAACTGTAGGTCTCTAGAGGTGCTTTCATTGTCTACTAATGAGCTGCAGGGAGTCATACCAAATTCAGTATCTAACCTGTCCACTAACCTCACACATCTAGTAATGGGTGCAAACCTCCTATCAGGAATAGTGCCCTCAAGTATAGGAAATCTTAGAGGCTTAATTAGGCTCTCGTTTGATTATAACAATTTAACCGGTACAATTGAAGAATGGATCGGAAAGTTGACAAGTCTACAGCGTTTAAGTCTCCATAACAACTACTTTGTGGGTACAATCCCACCTTCCATAGGCAATCTTATTCATTTGATAGATATGTTTATTACAGAAAATAAATTCACTGGCATTGTACCACCTAGCTTGGGAAACCTTCAGCAATTGAACCATTTGTATCTTAGCTACAACAATTTCCAAGGGAACATACCAGTCGAGTTTGGTAATCTTAAACAGCTAATCTCACTAGATGTTTCAACAAACAAACTTAGTGGGGAAATTCCTGAAACTTTGGGGAATTGCCTACAGCTAGTGATgatccaaatgaaccaaaacatGCTTACAGGAAACATCCCGACCACTTTCAGCAATCTAGCTAGCTTGAGAGTGCTCAATCTTTCCCATAATGTTTTGTCTGGCCCCATGGCAGCTTACCTAAATAATCTAGAGCTTCTCACTATATTAGATCTCTCTTACAACAATTTCAATGGAGAAATACCAAGAAACAGTTTATTCAATAATGCTACAGTTGTTTCACTCAATGGCAATCCTGGACTTTGTGGAGGACCCATTGATTTTCATGTGCCTTCATGCCAAGTTGTTTCTAGAAGAGTAGGAGCCATAAACAATTTGTTCAAAACATTGATCCCAATATTTGGCTTCATGACACTCATAATGCTGGCATACATTATATTCCATGGGAAGAAGAAGACATCAGGAAGGCCATACTtattgctgttttcttttggcaAGCAATTCCCTAAAGTTTCTTACAATGATCTAGTCCAAGCTACAGGAAACTTCTGTGAGTTAAACCTAATTGGAAGAGGAAGCTATGGTTCAGTTTACAAAGGAAAAATAACCCTTCCTAAAATGCAAGTGGCGATCAAGGTTTTTGACCTTGGGATGAGATGCGCAGACAAAAGTTTCATATCAGAATGTGAAGTGTTGAGTAGAATCCGTCATCGGAACCTTCTTCCTATCCTAACGGCATGTTCAACGATAGACAACAATGGGAATGATTTTAAAGCTCTAATTTATGTGTTCATGCAGAATGGGAATCTTGACACATGGTTGCATCACAAACCTTCAAGCGTAGCCCCGAAACGCTTGGGCTTGATAGAAAGAATCAACATAGCTGTCAGCATAGCTGATGCCTTGGCATATTTACACCACGACTGTGGGAGGCCTATTGTCCATTGTGATCTGAAACCAACTAATATCCTTCTTGATGATGATATGAATGCCCATTTGGGAGACTTTGGCATTGCAAGTTTAGTTCTTGATTCTAGGTCAACAGAAGGTGGACATTCTGAGCTTAATAGTTCAGTTCTTGGACATTCTGGGCTTAAGAGTTCAGTTGTTGTGATGGGAACTATAGGATATATTGCTCCAG AGTATGGTCAAAGTGTTCATGCATCAACATGTGGGGATGTCTACAGTTTTGGAATAGTACTTCTGGAGATGGTAATAGGCAAACGGCCAACTGACCCGATGTTTGAGAATGAACTCAACATTGTTAGCTTTGTGGAGGGTAACTTTCCAGATAAAATATTAGGTAAAATTGATGCTCATCTCCAAGAAGAATGCAAGTGCTCTATACAAACAGTGCCAGAAGCGGAACAGGAGATCTATCGATGCTTGCTATCAGTGGTGCAAGTTGCTCTTTCTTGCACGCGTCTATCGCCAAGAGAACGAATGAACATGAGAGAAGTAGCCATTAACTTGCATGCAATCAGGAGGTCATACATTGCAGCGATCAAGCGACAGTAA